Proteins co-encoded in one Aspergillus flavus chromosome 2, complete sequence genomic window:
- a CDS encoding putative transcription factor: MAEEPRRSGRSTKGQHKNLDLIPETPAKKPKSKAQPKEKPPKPSVEPTPAPSEEEEIIRCICGEYEEEEDIERDMICCDRCSAWQHNDCMGLTFAKGEEPDEYFCEICKPENHKVLLDKIARGEKPWEEAAEKRRKEAEEKKASRRRKGKKGGRRGRPSEPKPEPKPEPKTEASTPARTAASSTPAPAPAPTPAPAPAPVSIPAPVPAPPAPEAAPTSPAPSSVTPVTEKNGAVPDAQSASAQKRKFDEHQDVSTPEPTPKSKQQKVSPPADTDTVMTTVEPTQVKDEAKEQPSRQNSTAETAVVEGVKTVEELSNPARKSAASALVRLFVDQVSEARRRGSFSLSDGKSAEEVARQLALSIENAMYENFCGGSGETTEQYKAQLRTILFNVKKNPSLRDRLLVGSLLPDTLSKMSSQDMASEELQQKDAEIKREAERQHIIVQEQGPRIRRTHKGEELVEDDNQNVPSEPVFSAAPRRSLVDADGSQSPGPQQSGDGDNVRKPGNQQASDSKPTDGISHDQHFPPRAHSPGGTEHEQVFPEVATHIRQPLPTGTAQADAEIDQLLKDDEPESPPYSPKDYHDEGAVWRGKVIMNPIAEFSSSAKHVGGADLSGRIPWSQLAPSTLLVDGRIDIQLASEYLCNLRFSTSTDVSVICIKKPELPKEQAGFDKLFNYFSDRKRYGVVGKHPLAAVKDTYLIPIEAGSVKKPEFIELLENNTLEDPTPERVLLVVFAVKTSESNPPSVQPSSHHPSQEPVASASPATPQQQQFMTPGPRPVSQITPAPSNFDGTPLAHSPYGQQQHQFQHQHPPHAPQFAPYQSPAPQNQAPVTGLAAAVQVLGNQASSPAIQQLLQQAPNADITQLSVVRDILLRRPETALNYEILMQELVQATTNGHTLQQNAK, translated from the exons ACTGCATGGGTCTCACATTCGCGAAGGGCGAGGAGCCAGACGAGTACTTTTGTGAGATATGCAAGCCTGAAAATCATAAAGTTCTCCTGGATAAGATTGCGCGTGGTGAAAAGCCTTGGGAGGAGGCAGCTGAAAAAAGGCGCAAAGAAgccgaggaaaagaaagcatcaCGCCGCAGAAAGGGTAAAAAGGGAGGCAGAAGAGGCAGACCCAGTGAGCCCAAACCTGAGCCCAAACCTGAGCCCAAAACCGAGGCGAGCACACCAGCACGTACAGCTGCTTCGTCAACCCCAGCccctgctcctgctcctaCTCCCGCTCCCGCTCCCGCTCCTGTTTCTATTCCTGCTCCtgttcctgctcctccaGCGCCTGAGGCTGCTCCGACTTCCCCAGCACCATCATCTGTCACACCGGTCACCGAGAAGAATGGTGCCGTCCCCGATGCTCAATCGGCAAGTGCTCAAAAACGCAAGTTTGATGAACATCAGGATGTGTCTACGCCTGAACCT ACACCGAAATCGAAACAGCAGAAGGTCTCTCCCCCAGCAGACACTGATACTGTGATGACTACCGTGGAACCAACCCAAGTAAAGGATGAGGCTAAGGAGCAGCCTTCACGCCAGAACTCTACCGCAGAAACGGCAGTGGTTGAGGGCGTAAAGACTGTGGAAGAACTCTCTAATCCTGCTCGGAAAAGTGCGGCCAGTGCTCTGGTCAGGTTATTTGTAGATCAGGTTTCTGAGGCCCGAAGGCGAGGTTCCTTCAGCTTGTCGGATGGGAAGTCAGCGGAGGAGGTCGCGCGGCAACTCGCTCTCTCAATTGAGAATGCAATGTATGAGAATTTCTGCGGAGGATCTGGAGAGACCACAGAGCAGTATAAAGCACAATTGCGGACGATCTTGTTCAACGTAAAGAAGAATCCTTCTCTACGGGATCGTCTGCTCGTAGGTAGTTTACTCCCAGATACCCTCTCTAAGATGAGCTCCCAAGACATGGCAAGTGAAGAACTGCAACAGAAGGACGCCGAAATCAAGCGCGAAGCCGAAAGGCAGCATATTATCGTGCAAGAACAAGGGCCAAGGATCAGGCGGACCCATAAAGGCGAGGAACTGGTTGAAGACGATAATCAGAATGTGCCCAGTGAGCCCGTGTTCTCTGCTGCTCCCCGTCGAAGCTTAGTCGATGCAGATGGCAGCCAAAGCCCAGGTCCTCAGCAGTCCGGCGATGGCGATAACGTTCGGAAACCTGGTAACCAGCAAGCGTCTGACAGCAAACCCACCGACGGTATTTCTCACGACCAGCACTTCCCGCCTAGGGCTCACTCCCCTGGCGGCACTGAGCACGAGCAAGTGTTTCCAGAGGTGGCAACCCACATTCGACAACCACTCCCGACTGGAACGGCTCAGGCCGATGCAGAGATCGATCAGCTTCTAAAGGACGATGAACCGGAGTCACCGCCCTACTCACCTAAGGATTATCATGACGAAGGAGCTGTTTGGCGTGGCAAGGTCATCATGAACCCCATTGCCGAGTTTTCCTCCTCAGCTAAACATGTTGGAGGTGCCGACCTCAGTGGGCGAATCCCCTGGAGTCAGCTTGCGCCTTCGACATTGCTAGTGGATGGCAGAATTGACATCCAACTGGCCAGCGAGTATCTCTGCAACTTGCGTTTCAGTACTTCCACAGACGTGTCAGTCATTTGTATCAAGAAGCCCGAGTTGCCAAAAGAGCAGGCCGGCTTCGACAAGCTCTTTAACTATTTCTCGGATCGCAAGAGATACGGTGTGGTGGGCAAGCATCCTCTAGCAGCCGTCAAAGATACTTATCTTATTCCCATCGAGGCTGGGTCAGTTAAGAAACCCGAGTTCATTGAACTCTTAGAGAACAATACCTTGGAGGATCCAACTCCAGAACGGGTTCTTCTCGTCGTTTTTGCCGTGAAGACCTCTGAATCGAATCCCCCCTCGGTACAGCCCTCATCGCACCATCCGAGCCAGGAGCCAGTGGCTTCTGCGAGTCCGGCGACACCTCAGCAACAACAATTCATGACTCCTGGGCCACGGCCCGTGTCTCAAATCACCCCAGCCCCTTCGAACTTTGACGGAACGCCACTGGCACATTCCCCATATGGTCAGCAGCAACACCAAtttcaacaccaacatcctCCACATGCTCCCCAATTTGCACCATATCAGAGCCCGGCGCCACAAAACCAGGCCCCAGTCACGGGTCTTGCAGCTGCCGTTCAGGTGCTGGGTAATCAGGCTAGCTCCCCAGCTATTCAACAGCTCTTGCAACAGGCGCCGAACGCGGATATTACCCAACTGAGTGTCGTCCGTGATATCTTGTTGCGACGGCCGGAGACAGCGCTCAACTACGAAATATTGATGCAGGAATTGGTCCAGGCTACGACGAATGGGCATACTCTACAGCAGAACGCAAAGTAG
- a CDS encoding spliceosome subunit (U1 snRNP splicing complex subunit, putative), with the protein MAAEQRKLLEQLMGADQLMGTGAPSRNAQLSITDPKVCRSYLVGTCPHDLFTNTKQDLGPCPKVHSEGLKTEYETASAAEKAKWGFDFDYMRDMQKYIDDCDRRIDSAQRRLEKTPDEIRQTNNLLKQISDYTKTINGGLLEISVLGETGSVAQAYNELHKIRTAKHQKETCERELKNLQDTSGPSGHQKLQVCDVCGAYLSRLDNDRRLADHFFGKMHMGYSDMRKTFKKLSEELKGRPPPVRHHDDEEGGWGGRSGGGRGPRYGGGGGYKKRGGRW; encoded by the exons ATGGCGGCGGAACAGAGAAAGCTGCTCGAGCAGCTCATGGGAG CGGACCAGCTCATGGGTACTGGTGCTCCCTCTCGCAACGCCCAGCTTTCTATTACCGATCCCAAAGTCTGTCGTTCATATCTCGTCGGCACATGCCCGCATGATCTCTTCACCAATACCAAGCAAGATCTTGGCCCTTGCCCTAAGGTGCATAGTGAAGGTCTGAAGACGGAGTATGAGACAGCTTCGGCTGCGGAGAAGGCTAAATGGGGCTTTGACTTTGACTACATGAGAGACATGCAGAAATACATTGATGATTGTGACCGGAGAATTGACTCCGCACAGCGGCGGTTGGAAAAGACCCCGGACGAAATTCGACAAACAAATAACCTT CTCAAACAAATCTCTGATTATACCAAAACGATCAACGGCGGCCTGCTTGAGATTTCCGTCCTAGGCGAAACCGGCTCCGTTGCGCAGGCATACAATGAATTGCACAAGATCCGTACAGCCAAACACCAAAAGGAAACGTGCGAACGCGAATTGAAGAATCTGCAGGATACCTCTGGCCCGTCAGGCCACCAGAAGCTGCAGGTATGCGATGTTTGCGGCGCATATCTGAGTCGTCTCGATAACGACCGTCGATTGGCGGATCATTTCTTCGGTAAAATGCACATGGGGTACTCGGACATGCGCAAGACGTTTAAGAAACTCAGCGAGGAGCTCAAGGGCAGACCACCGCCAGTTCGTCAtcacgatgacgaggaaggtgGCTGGGGTGGCCGCTCAGGTGGTGGTAGAGGACCTCGGTatggtggtggcggcggcTACAAGAAGCGTGGTGgacggtggtga
- a CDS encoding GPI transamidase component PIG-T, giving the protein MIVLSLFPLFLLVALSSLTYATSDYHESLTLQPLPQSSLLASFNFRSNASQESFDERNFRHFPRALGQILQHAHTKELHLRFTTGRWDAESWGSRPWYGVKEGNTGVELWAWIDGADDQECVQSSSDPCSLDAYADEDKRAFAKWITLTQSLSGLFCASLNFIDSTRTTRPVASFSLAGDHPASSNLHLLHGTLPGEVVCTENLTPFLKLLPCKGKAGVASLLDGHKLFDASWQSMSVDVRPVCSGPDDCLVQIEQTVDIVLDLDRSKRPRDNPIPRPVPNDQLACDTSKPYHSDDTCYPLEKTSEGGWSLSEIFGRTVSGVCPLGDSQSSEETICLRVPHERGVAVFEGAVETRKPDGFTRCYTLQPSGAFDLVMPEQEATTHVPLDEPVLRAERTIVGHGVERGGMRIIFDNPSDTDAVDFMYFETLPWFLRPYVHTLQATITGRDGIRRQVPTSQLIKETFYRPAIDRERGTQLELALSVPAASTVTLTYDFEKAILRYTEYPPDANRGFNVAPAVIKIGGHENPIYMRTTSLLLPLPTPDFSMPYNVIILTSTVIALAFGSIFNLLVRRFVSAEEAAALTSQTLKGRLAGKVVAIRDRIKGKSAKVE; this is encoded by the exons ATGATTgtcctctctctttttcctctctttctccttgtcgCGTTGTCCTCGCTCACCTACGCGACATCGGACTACCATGAGAGCCTCACCCTGCAGCCATTGCCGCAGTCATCTTTATTAGCGTCCTTTAATTTCCGGAGCAATGCTTCTCAGGAGTCCTTTGACGAGCGGAATTTTCGCCACTTTCCCCGTGCGCTAGGTCAGATATTGCAACATGCTCACACCAAGGAGTTACATCTGCGATTCACTACGGGAAGATGGGATGCTGAAAGCTGGGGATCGCGCCCCTGGTATGGGgttaaagaaggaaacacGGGTGTGGAATTATGGGCATGGATTGATGGGGCAGATGATCAAGAGTGCGTGCAATCTAGTTCGGACCCCTGCTCCTTGGATGCATATGCTGACGAAGATAAAAGAGCGTTTGCGAAATGGATTACACTGACACAGTCTCTGTCTGGTTTATTCTGCGCATCGCTCAACTTCATTGACTCAACTCGGACTACCCGACCAGTTGcgtctttctctctcgccGGAGACCATCCGGCTTCGAGTAATCTACATCTTTTGCATGGCACACTTCCGGGCGAAGTTGTCTGCACAGAGAACCTTACACCCTTTCTGAAACTCCTACCGTGCAAAGGCAAAGCCGGTGTTGCCAGTCTGCTTGATGGACATAAGTTGTTTGATGCGTCTTGGCAGAGTATGTCGGTTGATGTACGTCCTGTCTGTTCTGGTCCCGATGATTGTCTTGTGCAAATCGAACAAACTGTGGATATTGTGCTTGACCTTGACAGGTCGAAAAGGCCTCGAG ACAATCCAATTCCCCGACCAGTCCCTAATGATCAGCTTGCCTGCGATACATCGAAGCCATATCACTCTGATGATACCTGTTATCCTTTGGAGAAGACCTCCGAAGGCGGCTGGTCTCTAAGCGAAATCTTTGGGCGCACTGTTAGCGGCGTTTGCCCGTTAGGCGATAGCCAAAGCTCTGAGGAAACTATCTGCTTGCGCGTACCCCATGAGCGAGGGGTCGCTGTCTTTGAAGGTGCGGTCGAGACTCGTAAGCCGGATGGCTTCACTCGGTGTTACACGCTCCAACCCTCCGGCGCATTTGATTTGGTCATGCCGGAGCAGGAAGCCACAACCCATGTTCCTCTAGATGAGCCTGTCTTGCGTGCGGAACGGACGATCGTTGGCCACGGCGTGGAACGGGGTGGCATGCGTATCATCTTTGATAATCCCTCTGATACGGACGCGGTTGATTTCATGTATTTTGAGACCCTCCCGTGGTTCTTACGTCCGTATGTGCACACACTACAAGCGACGATCACTGGGCGTGATGGGATCCGTCGACAAGTTCCCACCTCACAGCTCATCAAGGAAACCTTCTACCGCCCAGCGATTGACAGAGAACGCGGCACACAGCTAGAACTAGCTTTATCCGTCCCGGCTGCCTCTACTGTGACACTTACATATGACTTCGAGAAGGCCATTTTACGATACACCGAGTACCCCCCGGACGCCAACCGTGGTTTCAACGTTGCCCCGGCGGTGATTAAGATCGGTGGACATGAAAACCCGATCTACATGCGCACAACCAGCCTTCTTTTGCCGCTACCCACGCCGGATTTTAGTATGCCGTACAATGTGATTATCCTTACCAGCACGGTTATCGCTCTAGCGTTCGGAagcatcttcaacctcttAGTCCGTCGCTTCGTCTCCGCCGAAGAGGCAGCCGCACTCACATCACAGACATTAAAGGGCCGCCTGGCAGGCAAGGTCGTAGCAATACGGGATCGGATAAAAGGGAAGAGCGCAAAGGTTGAATAG
- a CDS encoding putative feruloyl esterase (Probable feruloyl esterase B-1), giving the protein MPSLRRLLPFLAAGSAALASQDTFQGKCTGFADKINLPDVRVNFVNYVPGGTNLSLPDNPTSCGTTSQVVSEDVCRIAMAVATSNSSEITLEAWLPQNYTGRFLSTGNGGLSGCIQYYDLAYTSGLGFATVGANSGHNGTSGEPFYHHPEVLEDFVHRSVHTGVVVGKQLTKLFYEEGFKKSYYLGCSTGGRQGFKSVQKYPNDFDGVVAGAPAFNMINLMSWSAHFYSITGPVGSDTYLSPDLWNITHKEILRQCDGIDGAEDGIIEDPSLCSPVLEAIICKPGQNTTECLTGKQAHTVREIFSPLYGVNGTLLYPRMQPGSEVMASSIMYNGQPFQYSADWYRYVVYENPNWDATKFSVRDAAVALKQNPFNLQTWDADISSFRKAGGKVLTYHGLMDQLISSENSKLYYARVAETMNVPPEELDEFYRFFQISGMAHCSGGDGAYGIGNQLVTYNDANPENNVLMAMVQWVEKGIAPETIRGAKFTNGTGSAVEYTRKHCRYPRRNVYKGPGNYTDENAWQCV; this is encoded by the exons ATGCCTTCGCTTCGCCGGCTTCTGCCTTTTCTTGCTGCAGGCTCCGCCGCTCTGGCAAGCCAAGATACGTTTCAAGGCAAGTGTACTGGTTTTGCAGACAAGATAAACCTGCCTGATGTGCGGGTAAATTTTGTCAATTACGTGCCTGGAGGCACCAATCTTTCTTTGCCAGATAATCCCACCAGCTGCGGCACAACCTCTCAAGTAGTGTCCGAGGATGTCTGCCGTATTGCCATGGCTGTTGCAACCTCAAACAGTAGCGAAATCACCCTTGAAGCATGGCTCCCACAAAACTACACTGGTCGTTTCCTGAGTACGGGCAACGGTGGTCTCTCAGGCT GTATTCAGTACTATGATCTAGCGTACACCTCCGGCCTCGGGTTTGCCACGGTTGGCGCCAACAGCGGCCATAACGGAACATCCGGGGAGCCTTTCTACCACCACCCAGAGGTCCTCGAAGACTTTGTACATCGTTCAGTCCACACTGGTGTCGTGGTTGGAAAGCAATTGACAAAGCTTTTCTACGAGGAAGGGTTCAAGAAGTCGTACTACCTTGGTTGCTCCACTGGTGGTCGGCAGGGCTTTAAATCCGTCCAGAAATATCCCAATGACTTTGATGGTGTTGTAGCCGGTGCACCGGCATTCAATATGATCAACCTCATGTCATGGAGTGCCCACTTCTATTCAATCACGGGGCCAGTTGGGTCCGACACATACCTATCCCCTGACCTGTGGAATATCACCCATAAGGAGATCCTGCGTCAATGCGACGGTATCGATGGAGCAGAGGACGGCATTATTGAAGACCCAAGTCTTTGCAGCCCGGTTCTTGAAGCGATCATCTGCAAGCCTGGTCAAAACACTACCGAGTGTTTAACTGGCAAGCAAGCCCATACCGTTCGCGAAATTTTCTCCCCGCTGTACGGAGTGAACGGCACCTTGCTTTATCCCCGCATGCAGCCTGGCTCTGAGGTGATGGCTTCTTCCATAATGTACAACGGCCAGCCTTTCCAGTATAGCGCAGACTGGTACCGCTATGTTGTCTACGAGAACCCCAACTGGGATGCAACCAAGTTCTCCGTCCGTGACGCAGCCGTCGCTTTGAAGCAGAACCCATTCAATCTCCAGACCTGGGACGCAGatatctcctctttccgCAAGGCAGGCGGTAAAGTCCTCACCTACCACGGTCTCATGGATCAACTTATCAGCTCGGAGAACTCCAAGCTTTACTATGCGCGCGTTGCGGAAACCATGAACGTCCCTCCGGAAGAGCTGGACGAGTTCTACCGCTTCTTTCAGATCAGTGGAATGGCCCATTGCAGTGGAGGTGACGGAGCGTACGGCATTGGAAACCAGCTCGTGACCTATAACGATGCCAATCCTGAAAACAACGTCCTCATGGCTATGGTTCAGTGGGTGGAGAAGGGCATCGCCCCGGAGACCATTCGTGGTGCTAAGTTTACCAATGGCACGGGCTCGGCCGTGGAGTATACTCGCAAGCACTGCCGCTACCCTCGCAGGAATGTATACAAGGGGCCAGGGAACTACACTGATGAGAATGCCTGGCAATGTGTTTAA
- a CDS encoding nuclear membrane fusion protein Kar5, giving the protein MRSSPSCNRIAASRLVKSCQSVRVKINNIDPETYRILEHTRALYAARLAICELNGAGTHIPNACLPVTFPPPQKKGIFGFSLKSETPVNGVDPVPVQLLESCLKSLESRPQWWTSYSNSRQNAFVICQAARTENEKEELLNLHRSVVEGSNKLNQGLQEALRTAAAESLHHRAFVSEISNMNARLVHDMEETRSHFKAMIEKAFYEIESRAVSIVNTVTSVLGRVQAGVTNLDKNIQNASAEVSKLQYTFQDLVDEVLSANEQITIAHQQNAISHNELALSLRSKLESVLQDDMARLLHNIEAFDSSLEWLSGRFGLLSEREMSISERLQALDTSLKEFQLRAESLHKSQLQQSEAVEFQSRLQEKLQTSVQISQALLDKAAATAANLQAMIDETSARYKDTPALRPLFSTSFSWTFFGLLLSLIASHNVKFALAMLIIGALQFMAVRIL; this is encoded by the exons ATGAGGTCGTCTCCTTCCTGCAACCGGATTGCAGCCTCTAGACTTGTCAAATCCTGCCAGTCGGTTAGAGTGAAGATAAACAATATCGATCCTGAGACCTATAGAATATTGGAACATACTCGAGCATTATATGCAGCAAGACTCGCTATCTGCGAGCTCAACGGTGCCGGGACCCATATCCCCAATGCCTGTCTTCCAGTGACCTTTCCACCCCCACAGAAGAAAGGGATCTTTGGGTTCTCCTTAAAAAGTGAAACTCCGGTCAATGGTGTGGACCCGGTCCCAGTCCAGTTGTTGGAATCCTGTCTCAAGTCGCTAGAGTCACGACCTCAGTGGTGGACTTCTTATAGCAACAGTAGGCAGAACGCTTTCGTAATATGTCAAGCTGCGAGGACTGAgaacgagaaagaagaactttTGAACCTCCATAGGTCAGTAGTCGAGGGCTCTAACAAACTCAATCAGGGCCTTCAAGAAGCCTTGCggactgctgctgcagagTCTTTACATCACAGAGCCTTTGTCAGTGAAATTTCAAATATGAATGCCAGGCTGGTTCACGACATGGAAGAAACTCGCTCGCACTTCAAGGCTATGATTGAAAAAGCTTTCTACGAGATTGAATCCAGGGCCGTTTCGATTGTCAATACCGTTACCTCAGTGCTCGGAAGGGTACAGGCTGGGGTAACAAATCTAGATAAG AATATTCAGAATGCATCCGCCGAGGTCAGCAAACTGCAATACACTTTTCAAGACCTTGTGGACGAAGTGCTGTCCGCAAATGAACAAATTACAATTGCACATCAACAGAATGCTATATCACACAATGAACTCGCCTTATCCCTTCGGTCAAAGTTGGAGTCCGTATTGCAAGATGATATGGCTAGATTACTTCATAATATTGAAGCATTCGATTCCTCATTA GAATGGCTCTCTGGAAGATTCGGGCTCCTGTCCGAGCGAGAAATGAGCATATCCGAG CGTCTGCAAGCTTTAGATACTTCATTGAAGGAATTTCAGTTGAGAGCTGAGAGTCTACACAAGTCGCAGTTGCAGCAATCTGAAGCTGTCGAGTTCCAATCAAGGTTACAGGAGAAACTACAAACCAGCGTACAAATTTCGCAAGCTTTACTTGACAAGGCAGCTGCAACTGCAGCCAATTTACAGGCGATGATCGATGAAACATCCGCGCGTTATAAAGACACCCCTGCTTTGAGGCCGCTTTTTAGCACATCCTTCTCGTGGACCttttttggtcttcttctgagTCTTATAGCATCTCACAACGTAAAATTTGCTTTAGCAATGCTTATTATCGGTGCTC TTCAATTCATGGCCGTAAGGATATTATAA
- a CDS encoding mitochondrial 54S ribosomal protein uL6m (60S ribosomal protein L6), whose protein sequence is MSRSLTQNCFKQLSRGPLRQGSLPIYLAPAFSQPQRTQPFSTTSSTQSRVGGAPISVPPEVSLKFIDLPQTQVRGVAKDIPKTAIEVKGPLGELTLSIPPFLEVAHDEGLRKATLSVQDSSVAHQRAMWGTTRAHLQNYILGVSEGHVCILSLVGVGYRATVESTATTVEPEYPGQQFVSLKVGYSHPIELGVPQGVKASTPQPTRILLEGVNKNVVTKFAAEIREWRKPEPYKGKGIFINGETIKLKAKKIR, encoded by the exons ATGTCGCGTTCCTTAACGCAGAACTGCTTTAAGCAGCTTTCCAGGGGTCCTTTGAGGCAGGGTTCACTGCCAATTTATCTCGCACCTGCGTTCTCGCAGCCTCAGCGGACACAACCATTCTCTACCACCTCATCAACGCAATCTCGAGTCGGCGGCGCCCCGATCTCCGTACCTCCCGAAGTCTCCCTCAAATTTATCGACTTACCTCAGACACAAGTGAGAGGAGTAGCGAAGGACATTCCGAAGACGGCAATTGAAGTTAAAGGGCCTTTGG GTGAATTGACACTGAGCATTCCTCCATTCTTGGAAGTTGCACATGATGAAGGTCTTCGCAAAGCGACTCTCTCCGTTCAGGATTCCTCAGTCGCGCATCAGCGTGCTATGTGGG GAACCACTCGGGCACATTTACAAAACTACATCCTAGGAGTGTCGGAAGGCCACGTTTGCATTCTCAGTCTGGTCGGTGTCGGTTACAGAGCTACTGTCGAATCAACGGCAACCACCGTCGAACCTGAATACCCCGGCCAGCAGTTTGTCTCCCTCAAGGTTGGATACTCCCACCCGATTGAGTTGGGTGTTCCACAGGGTGTCAAAGCAAGCACTCCGCAGCCGACGCGTATTTTGCTGGAGGGTGTCAACAAGAACGTCGTGACGAAATTTGCGGCCGAAATCAGAGAATGGCGCAAGCCTGAACCATACAAGGGCAAGGGTATTTTCATCAACGGGGAGACAATCAAATTGAAGGCCAAGAAAATCCGGTAG
- a CDS encoding 3',5'-bisphosphate nucleotidase (hypothetical protein ASPNI_208912), with protein MGHRSAKSAGRLSIRQPRRLFSRLVLCSTLLLGVSIVLKSRHRLSSFFTHFLTPTYSYTQVTTMSYQQERYIAELAVQRATLLTQKVFNEKAKGTVSKDDKSPVTIGDFGAQALIIQAIRKNFPNDEIVAEEEASSLREDKTLSAEIWRLVKDIKLDDSESDEILGGPLPSEEAMLDIIDQGKSAGGAKGRIWALDPIDGTKGFLRGGQYAVCLGLIEDGDVKVGAIGCPNLPVNDSDTMSASIGVDQHSGAGNGVLFSAIKGAGSISRPLKNGALAESKSISMRPVPNIAQAVFCEGVEAAHSAQGDNAAVAQRLGITAPSVRLDSQAKYCSIARGAGDIYLRLPVKKDYQEKIWDHAAGDLIVREAGGQVTDIYGQQLDFSKGRTLAANKGVVAAPKALQDQVIDAVKIVLKL; from the coding sequence ATGGGTCACCGGTCTGCGAAATCGGCAGGCCGTCTCTCAATTCGCCAACCGCGACGGTTATTCTCCCGTCTAGTCCTCTGCTCCACTCTCCTACTGGGAGTCAGCATTGTCCTAAAAAGCCGCCACCGtctcagctccttcttcactCACTTCCTTACTCCTACATACTCATACACTCAAGTCACAACTATGTCTTACCAACAGGAACGCTACATCGCCGAACTCGCGGTCCAACGAGCTACTCTCCTCACCCAGAAGGTCTTTAACGAAAAGGCCAAGGGTACCGTATCGAAAGATGACAAGTCGCCCGTGACCATCGGTGACTTTGGTGCCCAGGCTTTGATCATTCAGGCTATCCGCAAGAACTTCCCAAATGATGAGATTgtcgccgaagaagaggctAGTTCCCTCCGTGAGGATAAAACACTGAGTGCCGAAATCTGGAGACTGGTTAAGGATATCAAGCTGGATGACAGTGAGAGCGATGAGATCCTTGGAGGACCCTTGCCAAGTGAAGAAGCAATGTTGGACATTATCGATCAGGGCAAGAGCGCGGGAGGCGCGAAGGGTCGCATCTGGGCTTTGGACCCTATCGACGGTACGAAGGGATTCCTGCGTGGTGGCCAGTATGCCGTCTGTCTCGGCTTGATTGAGGATGGTGACGTCAAGGTGGGAGCGATTGGCTGCCCCAACCTGCCTGTTAATGACTCCGATACGATGTCTGCATCGATCGGTGTTGACCAGCACAGCGGTGCTGGTAACGGAGTCCTTTTCTCAGCTATCAAGGGCGCCGGATCCATCAGCCGGCCTCTGAAGAACGGCGCTCTTGCCGAGAGCAAGTCTATCTCCATGCGTCCGGTACCAAACATTGCGCAGGCTGTCTTCTGCGAAGGAGTGGAGGCTGCCCACTCGGCTCAGGGTGATAATGCTGCTGTTGCCCAGCGCCTTGGTATTACCGCCCCCAGCGTGCGACTGGATTCTCAGGCCAAGTACTGCTCTATTGCCAGAGGTGCCGGTGACATCTATCTACGTCTGCCTGTGAAGAAGGACTACCAAGAGAAGATCTGGGATCATGCTGCTGGAGATCTCATCGTGCGTGAAGCTGGCGGCCAAGTAACGGACATCTACGGTCAGCAATTGGATTTCAGCAAGGGCCGGACCTTGGCTGCCAACAAGGGAGTTGTCGCTGCACCCAAGGCCCTTCAGGACCAGGTGATTGATGCTGTGAAGATTGTCCTGAAGCTGTGA